A stretch of Geomonas oryzisoli DNA encodes these proteins:
- a CDS encoding M15 family metallopeptidase encodes MVHLVDSVGEGGRNYTIDVLRVQTILKSKGYGLAPGRGICGADTIAAIKKFQASFMAHPTGLIEPYSDSLRKLSDASHALFEWSGDSSQWSQEKKLKSVAPNLRSKLQPVLEHLHSAGFRPHIYYGWRSVSVQLALYSSGRSKVKFSFHNAQLPDGTPNSYAADIIDSRFGWTGQAEIAGFWSALGNAAKSLGLIWGGDWSSFRDVAHVQLLPNSRLQSIKQESGL; translated from the coding sequence ATGGTACATTTGGTGGACTCTGTCGGCGAGGGAGGACGAAACTACACCATCGATGTCCTGAGGGTACAAACGATCCTGAAGTCTAAAGGGTACGGGCTCGCGCCAGGTCGCGGTATCTGTGGTGCAGATACCATTGCTGCCATAAAAAAATTTCAAGCTTCATTTATGGCTCATCCTACAGGCCTGATAGAACCGTACAGTGACAGTTTGCGAAAACTGAGCGATGCAAGCCACGCCTTATTTGAATGGAGCGGAGACAGTTCGCAATGGTCGCAGGAAAAGAAGTTGAAAAGCGTTGCCCCCAACCTCCGGTCAAAACTTCAACCAGTCCTGGAGCACCTACACTCAGCAGGGTTCCGCCCCCATATCTATTACGGATGGAGGTCCGTATCCGTTCAGCTTGCTTTGTATTCTTCGGGCCGGTCAAAGGTTAAATTCAGCTTCCATAATGCACAACTGCCCGATGGCACTCCCAATTCTTATGCAGCAGACATTATCGATTCACGCTTTGGGTGGACCGGCCAAGCCGAGATTGCAGGGTTCTGGAGTGCCCTCGGCAATGCCGCTAAGTCGCTCGGCTTAATCTGGGGTGGGGATTGGAGCAGTTTCCGCGATGTTGCTCATGTTCAATTACTGCCGAACTCGCGTTTACAGAGCATCAAACAGGAGAGTGGGTTATGA
- a CDS encoding Hsp70 family protein — MKVVFGIDFGTTNSALSIYREGKVDVVDIDESSANASLMRSVLYFNEDDAIFTGQEAISQYVGDGATGRFMQSIKNFLPNRSFEGTEVFGKKYGIEDLVAIILRRIKAKGEAYVGVPVDSVVLGRPVVFSEDPEKDALAQQRLEKAARKAGFRHIHFQFEPVAAALSYEETLPAGAEKLVFIGDFGGGTSDFTVIRVKGGAFARADRRADVLSIGGVYTAGDKFDSQIMWEKVARYFGRGVQYKGMGKDELFDIPHSIIYTLCQWHRIPLLRARKTREQIRLIKNAATDRQALENLEHLISDNYGFFLFQCIEKAKCELSQRDAAQVIFQERGLTIEEGITRAEFESINRDNLGRISGCIDEVVSRSGARSEQIDTVFLTGGTSRIPMIRRLFQERFGPDKLEHRNAFTSVVHGLGASVPLFHAGS; from the coding sequence ATGAAGGTAGTTTTCGGCATCGATTTTGGAACCACCAATTCCGCACTTTCCATCTATCGAGAGGGCAAGGTCGACGTCGTCGACATCGACGAGTCCAGCGCCAACGCCTCGCTGATGCGCTCCGTCCTGTACTTCAACGAGGATGACGCGATCTTCACCGGTCAGGAAGCCATCAGCCAGTACGTTGGCGACGGCGCGACCGGCCGTTTCATGCAGTCGATCAAAAACTTCCTCCCCAACCGGAGCTTCGAGGGGACCGAGGTCTTCGGCAAGAAGTACGGCATCGAAGACCTGGTGGCCATCATTCTCAGGAGGATCAAGGCGAAGGGGGAGGCCTATGTCGGCGTTCCCGTGGACAGCGTCGTCCTGGGACGCCCGGTCGTTTTCTCGGAGGACCCGGAAAAGGATGCCCTGGCGCAGCAGCGTTTGGAGAAGGCGGCGCGCAAGGCGGGCTTCCGCCACATCCATTTCCAGTTCGAGCCTGTTGCCGCCGCCCTCTCGTACGAAGAGACCCTTCCCGCCGGGGCCGAAAAACTGGTCTTCATAGGCGACTTCGGCGGCGGTACCTCGGACTTCACCGTGATCCGTGTCAAGGGGGGAGCGTTTGCGCGGGCCGACCGGCGCGCCGACGTCCTCTCCATCGGCGGGGTCTATACTGCCGGCGACAAGTTCGACTCGCAGATCATGTGGGAGAAGGTGGCCAGGTATTTCGGCCGCGGCGTGCAGTACAAGGGGATGGGGAAGGACGAACTGTTCGACATCCCGCACAGCATTATCTACACCCTGTGCCAGTGGCACCGGATTCCGCTTTTGCGCGCGAGAAAGACCCGTGAGCAGATCCGGCTCATCAAAAACGCCGCCACAGACAGGCAGGCCCTGGAAAACCTGGAGCACCTTATCAGCGACAACTATGGTTTCTTCCTGTTCCAGTGCATCGAGAAGGCGAAATGCGAGCTGTCGCAGCGGGACGCCGCGCAGGTGATTTTCCAGGAGCGCGGCCTGACCATCGAAGAAGGGATCACGAGGGCGGAGTTCGAAAGCATTAACCGGGACAACCTGGGCCGGATCTCCGGCTGCATAGACGAAGTGGTCAGCAGGTCAGGAGCAAGGAGCGAGCAGATCGACACCGTGTTCCTCACCGGGGGCACCTCGCGCATTCCGATGATCCGGCGCCTTTTCCAAGAGCGTTTCGGTCCCGACAAACTGGAGCACCGCAACGCTTTCACCAGCGTCGTTCACGGCCTGGGGGCGAGCGTGCCGCTTTTTCATGCAGGCAGTTAG
- a CDS encoding PEP-CTERM sorting domain-containing protein: protein MRRTTGALAVITFILALMTTSAHALSIRLTDGGANTVTIADNGVGDINPMTGAVTYLGSIGAYIANVTTGFSYPILGTPAYPRLDLGSIDVSGGSDGTNKLYVYLTDTGFTGAYPGFAASIGGTSSGTVKYSTYFDAGNIPFAMDTLLTEELYSGPIFSDINTAAAVGLDVPYSLTEALEITHTGFGATSFNAELAPVPEPGTFLLLGTGLMGLAIYGRRRARG from the coding sequence ATGCGGAGGACAACAGGAGCATTGGCGGTCATCACGTTCATCCTGGCGCTGATGACCACATCTGCACACGCACTATCGATCAGGCTGACCGACGGAGGCGCCAATACCGTCACCATTGCGGACAACGGTGTGGGCGACATCAACCCCATGACGGGGGCCGTCACCTACCTCGGTAGCATCGGCGCCTACATAGCCAACGTGACCACGGGATTTTCCTATCCCATCCTGGGAACCCCGGCCTATCCACGGCTGGATCTGGGCTCCATCGACGTGTCCGGCGGTTCCGACGGCACCAACAAACTCTACGTCTACTTGACGGACACCGGCTTTACCGGGGCGTACCCCGGCTTTGCGGCGTCCATCGGCGGGACCAGCAGTGGAACGGTCAAGTACAGTACCTACTTCGATGCCGGCAACATCCCCTTTGCCATGGATACCCTTCTGACCGAGGAGTTGTACAGCGGCCCCATCTTCAGCGACATCAACACCGCTGCCGCTGTGGGACTGGATGTTCCCTACTCCCTCACCGAGGCGCTGGAGATCACCCACACTGGTTTTGGGGCGACGAGCTTCAATGCGGAACTGGCCCCGGTCCCGGAACCTGGTACCTTCCTCCTGTTGGGGACGGGATTGATGGGACTTGCCATTTACGGCCGGCGCAGGGCAAGGGGCTGA
- a CDS encoding DUF4349 domain-containing protein: MSCKKPLSHRIVMSLVFLLLACQLTACKKKEEAPAPVPASAAAPAAKNESAAPEGESSAQGAPRQAKRKVIVSREMSLEVKSYQVALDALTKLAESSGGYLFKSSRESDDGVTSGEVGLRVPAGETGNVLRKIGGLGKITQETASAEDITEGYVDLQARLGNAKASEARLLSLYQRAGELSDVLEVEKELTRVRGDIEAFEAKRKNWDLLVEMATIEIRLCESSNGLPSARRLWTPLKSAFGTALEGLADSIHALIVIAGTIGPWAALFGTGAYFWIRRKGPQKGPVETKETTETISQEEDYLP, translated from the coding sequence ATGAGCTGCAAGAAACCTTTGTCGCACCGGATCGTCATGAGCCTCGTTTTTCTGCTCCTCGCCTGTCAGCTCACGGCCTGCAAGAAGAAGGAAGAGGCGCCGGCGCCGGTCCCCGCAAGTGCCGCAGCGCCTGCGGCCAAGAATGAGTCGGCGGCGCCGGAAGGGGAAAGTTCCGCGCAAGGCGCACCGCGGCAGGCCAAACGCAAGGTGATCGTGAGCCGCGAGATGAGCCTGGAGGTCAAGAGTTACCAGGTCGCGCTGGACGCCCTGACGAAGCTCGCCGAGTCGAGCGGCGGGTACCTGTTCAAGAGCAGCAGGGAAAGCGACGACGGGGTCACCTCCGGCGAAGTGGGGCTGCGGGTGCCGGCCGGGGAGACCGGGAACGTCCTGCGCAAGATCGGAGGGCTGGGGAAAATCACGCAAGAGACCGCGAGCGCCGAGGACATCACCGAAGGTTACGTGGACCTGCAGGCTCGCCTGGGAAACGCCAAGGCATCGGAGGCGCGGCTGCTCTCCCTCTACCAGCGGGCGGGCGAGCTGTCGGACGTGCTGGAGGTCGAAAAGGAGCTGACCCGCGTGCGGGGCGATATCGAGGCGTTCGAGGCGAAGAGGAAGAACTGGGACCTCCTCGTGGAGATGGCGACCATCGAGATCCGCCTCTGCGAGTCATCTAACGGGCTGCCGTCCGCGCGCCGCCTCTGGACTCCGCTGAAGAGCGCCTTCGGAACGGCCCTTGAGGGTTTGGCCGACTCCATCCACGCCCTCATCGTCATTGCCGGCACCATCGGGCCCTGGGCGGCACTCTTCGGAACGGGGGCGTACTTCTGGATCAGGAGAAAAGGGCCGCAAAAAGGCCCTGTGGAGACAAAGGAAACGACGGAGACCATTTCTCAAGAGGAAGATTACCTACCTTAA
- a CDS encoding SanA/YdcF family protein — protein sequence MVVAALVSLAVMAGAAAIIGLATAGLTYDSIEKIPHRRVGLLLGCSRMLSGGRANLFFAHRVEAAAELFRARKVDYLLVSGDNRRKEYNEAGDMREALIKAGVPAERIYCDYAGLRTLDSVIRAREVFCQDEITVISQRFHNERAIFIGMHNGIDAIGYNAADVDAYNSFRTRCREQLARVRTVLDVCLLSTAPRFGGEKIEIGVQAPVLSNSY from the coding sequence GTGGTTGTCGCGGCACTTGTCTCGCTCGCGGTCATGGCCGGCGCGGCAGCGATAATAGGGCTGGCAACGGCGGGGCTCACCTACGACAGTATCGAAAAGATCCCCCACCGGCGCGTCGGTTTGCTTTTGGGTTGCTCCCGGATGCTCTCCGGCGGCAGGGCGAACCTCTTCTTCGCCCACCGGGTTGAGGCCGCCGCCGAGCTTTTCCGGGCCCGGAAAGTAGACTACCTGCTGGTGAGCGGCGACAACCGTCGCAAGGAGTACAACGAAGCCGGCGACATGAGGGAGGCGCTCATCAAGGCGGGAGTCCCTGCCGAGCGCATCTACTGCGACTACGCGGGACTGAGGACCCTGGACTCGGTGATCAGGGCGAGGGAGGTCTTCTGCCAGGACGAGATCACCGTCATCTCGCAGCGTTTCCATAACGAGCGGGCCATCTTCATCGGCATGCACAACGGCATCGATGCGATTGGCTACAATGCCGCCGACGTCGACGCCTACAACAGTTTCAGGACCAGGTGCCGCGAACAGCTGGCGCGGGTCAGGACGGTGCTGGATGTTTGCCTTTTAAGTACCGCTCCAAGGTTCGGGGGAGAGAAGATCGAGATAGGCGTGCAGGCGCCGGTGCTTTCAAATTCTTATTAA
- a CDS encoding Fic family protein, producing the protein MKVSPGQRLFSDALQALKALQDAGRTVLKSEELSRQQREVLVKNGFLRQVVRGWYMPSRPDEAPGDTTPWHAALKNFVREYCDGRFDELWHASPEYSVALHVGATVPPRQIVVWSPKASNGILQLPDAFSLLDYRRDIDPGRVELVSGVRVMPLSLAMIKVPEAFFRSSVRDARIALHQVDPSDLLRDLVEGGHSAIAGRLAGALRAVGRGQVADEILSTMRAVGYAVTETNPFTVPLLEFHLGEAKSPYVLRMRLMWQEMRGAVLDAFPGEPGPPADVVEFMDTVEEAYASDAYHSLSIEGYRVSDDLIRRVAGGGWSPDTAPADLEAKNALAARGYWLAHNKVKETMVRMFSGENPGDAYRADHAGWYQSLWEPCVAAGILRPVDLAGYRSHQVFIKNASHVPPSREAVREMMPELCALLKAEESAAVRAVLGHFMFVYIHPYMDGNGRLGRFLMNAMLGSGGYPWTVIRVERRGEYLDALEAASSRGDIAPLAQFISNCMEGGLQH; encoded by the coding sequence GCTTCCTGCGTCAGGTCGTCAGGGGGTGGTATATGCCGTCACGCCCCGACGAGGCGCCTGGTGATACAACCCCTTGGCATGCGGCGCTGAAGAATTTTGTCCGGGAGTACTGTGACGGCCGCTTCGATGAGCTGTGGCACGCCTCTCCGGAATACTCCGTGGCGCTCCATGTGGGGGCGACGGTTCCTCCCCGACAGATTGTAGTCTGGTCGCCCAAAGCGAGCAACGGTATCCTGCAGCTTCCCGATGCCTTCTCCTTGCTCGACTACAGAAGGGACATCGATCCCGGCCGGGTGGAACTGGTGTCGGGGGTGCGGGTGATGCCCCTGTCGCTTGCCATGATCAAGGTTCCAGAGGCTTTCTTCCGCAGTTCAGTTCGGGACGCACGCATCGCACTGCACCAGGTCGACCCGTCCGACTTGCTCAGGGATCTGGTGGAAGGTGGGCACTCCGCCATCGCCGGCAGGCTCGCCGGAGCGCTCCGGGCCGTGGGGCGGGGGCAGGTGGCCGATGAAATCCTTTCCACCATGCGCGCGGTGGGATATGCCGTTACCGAGACGAACCCTTTTACCGTTCCCCTGTTAGAATTCCACCTCGGAGAGGCGAAGTCGCCTTACGTACTCCGCATGCGGCTCATGTGGCAGGAGATGCGCGGGGCGGTGCTGGATGCCTTTCCTGGCGAACCGGGGCCGCCCGCAGACGTGGTCGAATTTATGGACACCGTCGAGGAAGCCTACGCGAGCGATGCCTACCACTCCCTTTCCATCGAGGGGTACCGAGTCTCCGACGATCTGATTCGCCGGGTAGCCGGTGGGGGATGGAGTCCCGATACTGCTCCGGCTGACCTGGAGGCGAAGAACGCCCTGGCGGCACGGGGGTACTGGCTGGCCCACAACAAGGTGAAGGAGACCATGGTCCGGATGTTCTCAGGCGAGAACCCGGGAGACGCCTACCGCGCCGACCATGCGGGGTGGTACCAGAGTCTTTGGGAGCCCTGTGTCGCTGCTGGAATTCTGAGGCCGGTCGATCTCGCCGGCTACCGGAGTCACCAGGTCTTCATCAAGAACGCGAGCCATGTCCCTCCCTCGAGAGAAGCAGTGCGGGAGATGATGCCTGAACTGTGCGCCTTGCTGAAGGCGGAGGAGAGCGCGGCGGTGCGTGCGGTCCTCGGGCATTTCATGTTCGTGTACATCCATCCCTACATGGACGGCAACGGCAGACTGGGGAGGTTCCTGATGAACGCCATGCTCGGGTCGGGAGGATATCCCTGGACGGTAATCCGGGTGGAGCGGCGTGGAGAGTACCTGGACGCGCTCGAGGCGGCGAGTTCGCGCGGGGATATCGCACCCCTGGCTCAATTCATCAGCAATTGCATGGAGGGGGGACTCCAGCATTAG
- a CDS encoding M23 family metallopeptidase, with the protein MKRTWRRLILAGLVAVLVLFLGFVPSDRLAMPVKGASSADWNPKSFWCSPWGKSGVHRGIDIFAQEGTPVMAASPGIVVYAGYDTIGGNVVSILGPKWRIHYYAHLKEIAVKNGDFLHRGVEVGTVGCTGNAAGKPPHLHYAIVTQIPHVRQWRGGKYGFDRMFYLDPGAELTKHAMGGDTSKWKD; encoded by the coding sequence ATGAAACGCACGTGGAGAAGGTTGATACTGGCAGGCCTTGTGGCGGTTCTCGTGCTGTTCCTTGGTTTCGTCCCGTCGGACAGGCTCGCGATGCCGGTGAAGGGGGCGAGCAGCGCCGACTGGAATCCGAAATCTTTCTGGTGCAGTCCCTGGGGGAAGTCGGGGGTGCACAGGGGGATCGACATATTCGCACAAGAAGGGACACCGGTAATGGCCGCCTCCCCGGGGATCGTCGTGTACGCCGGATACGACACGATTGGCGGGAACGTGGTATCGATACTGGGGCCGAAATGGCGGATTCATTACTACGCCCACCTGAAAGAGATCGCGGTGAAAAACGGCGACTTCCTCCACCGGGGGGTGGAGGTCGGAACGGTGGGCTGTACCGGGAATGCGGCAGGAAAACCGCCGCACCTGCATTACGCCATCGTGACACAGATCCCGCACGTCAGGCAGTGGCGAGGCGGGAAGTACGGCTTCGACAGGATGTTTTACCTCGACCCGGGCGCCGAGTTGACCAAGCATGCGATGGGAGGTGACACCTCGAAATGGAAGGATTGA